GCTCGTGAAGGGCCGTTGGAAGGGTATTCGGTGGCGATTAGGTTAAGATTGGAGGAAGGCCAGAACTGTAACATCATTTGAACTTTTCACTCGCAGTCTTTGGATGTCTTTGTACAATGGTTTACATTGTATCACTGCATATTCCACctcaataaaaaagttaaccacTTGTAATCAGCGTCGCAGCCTTGCCTTACAGTAATATGACCTCGCGACACCCACAGCACTCTCAAATTTCCCTTACCGACGTTGGGACGAATATCTACGACAGCCGTCCACTGCAGAAGCTGAACAACATGCGCAGAATAGCGTAAGTGTAGTGAACTTCTGAACCTTGCATGCAAACCGCGTTATTCTTTCGTTCCATATTTATTACACAGAATCCCAGctaactttcatcatcatcatcatcagcctggtcacgcccactgcagggcaaaggcctctcctatatttctccaacatccccggtcatgtactaattgtggccatgccgtccctgcaaacttgttaatctcatccgcccacctaactttctgccgccccctgctacgcttcccttcccttggaatccagtccgtaacccttaatgaccatcggttatcttccctcctcattacatgtcctgcccatgcccatttctttttcttgatttcaactaagatgtcattaactcgcgtttgttccctcacccaatctgctcttttcttatcccttaccgttacacctatcattcttctttccatagctcgttgcgtcgtcctcaatttgagtagaacccttttcgtaagcctccaggtttctgccccgtaggtgagtactggtaagacacagctattatacacttttctcttgagggataatggcaacctgctgttcatgatctgagaacgcctgccaaacgcaccccagcccattcttattcttctgatcagctaactttagccggagcttaaaaatatgcaaatgccacgtagctggacagaacaaaggtaatgttgtttgccgtcacttggggATACTCAAACTACTTTTTTTCATGATACCCAATTAGACAAATCGTCTTAATAAATTAatcaactgctcaaatattataattagatgaagagtgtcaatgagaaaattgtagagaaacaggaaaaactcccgatacagctttctgttcttcagtacgtgctacataaaagtgttttttcagaacgtgaaagaagcccgcgaatgcacgcaaagtgctcCGAGTGGGAAGACACTCGGAAAAACAGttttatgtaacacgtattgagcaacagatgTCTATATCGGCAGTATTTCATGTCGCTtgacaatttcctcattgacaattttcatctaattgtaatatttgagcagttgatTAATTAAATAAGACTAATGATCTAATTTGGTAGGATGAAAAAAATTATCTCGGTAtttccaagcgatggcaaacgttaccggtccagctacgtggcatttgcatatttttaaactctggctaaagttagctgggacaccctgtatacacctTAATTGTTGTGAGCACCATTGATGGAGCTTACAATTGTACAGGGCTGCGAAGACCACGCTCGCAAGGTTGGATATTTCACGCAATAGTGACTTTCATTTATTGTTCCCCTCCGCACGTGTTTTCTTGTGCGCATGAATCGTACACAGCGCAATAATCAGACGCCCGCTAATCAGGCCACGAATAGTCGTTTATCAGCTCTCTCGCAGGCTTCTTGCAGGCTATGACCGGGGGCCAAGGCTTGTAGGTAGAGAGCCGGGCTTCGGAGTCACAGTGGTGGTTTCGTTGCCGAGGCCGTGTTCGCGCCTAGGGTAGTAGTAGTCACTCGGAGGCCCCATGACATTGGCCTCTCTGAACGAATCGGCACTTTGACTACCTCTGTCGTAGATTGTTTCGCTGTACTCGTCGTGAGGGTTTCGATATTTCTCAGCCGCAATGTCATCATGACTGGGTGCTTCGTCATGCTCGCCACTGTGCGTTTCGTCGTTTTCACTGCTGTATTGATCAAGATTTTCATAACGATGAGCCATAGAGTCACTGGCGCGCGGCGGACGGGCTGGGGACACTTTGGAAGACTTCTCTTCTGAGGGGACCGCCGGTCCTTCGGCGTTCTGCAAGCaaacctgaaaaaaagaaagaaaaaaaaggccggTTGGGATAGACTGGTTGCACACTGAGCTCTCGAGTGTGCTCGCAATAGGTGAAATCGAAATAACAGAACATATAGTATGACGTAGGGACGTAGGAACACGCGATCCCCCAATGTATTCGCTATAAGAAAGAGCAACACACGCAGAAGGCCAAAAACGCCTCTCCAGCGTGAAGAATTGTGGCTACAGTCAGTGCGATCGCGTTGCAGGTCAAAGACAAAACTCCTCTGGCCGACCTCTCTGCTTTTCTCGCATTAAAAATTCTCTCTATCTCCTACGGCGGCAACTGCTAAGCCTTAACGTGTTCGTAGTGAGGTTTGAAACTGTCATGTGAATACACGGAAATGAGGAATCACACCTGTTCTCTTCTTGTGTTACTTCgaacagattaaaaaaaaacgcccatAGAAGATTATACTACACAAGATGTACTATACTTGAGTAGGTATGTATGCACGACAAATCGCAATATTCATTTCGCTAATTAAATCATTTTCAGTACTTAACTGCTTAACTAAATCTTTAGGCCACACGTTGCAATTTCGTCATTGAAGCCGGGCGCAAATGACGCCATGGCCATTTAATAGAAATCTTGAGACCATAGCAAATGCTCTAAGATGATCATGACCGTGATTATCATCATTACCCTATTTATATCCAGCGCTAGACATAAGTTGGctgcctctcccagcgatctccaactaccccgtttCGCAAGAGCTAACTTCTTTTCATCATACCTGCCCACTCTCCCGAATATTTCGTAAGGTTTACGAATTTCAGGCTCGTTTTACGATTTTACAAAAGTTGCGTCAAAGTTTCCAAAAAATTCTGTTCGTGAAAATTTTCGCTCTTCCGTCTCCGAAGACATTCTCAGAAATTTTCGTACGTTCAAAGGACAACAAAGGGATAGTTGCTTTGTGCAGGGATTAGTCAGACAATATTTTTATACCAGGCTAAATCGGCAACATAGACGTCGCTGCGAGAAGTCGCTATAATCTCGAAAGCAATGTGCTGCTCGTCAGATTAAGACGATTCAAAGTTTGTTGCACATTGTGTGCCGCATTTAAAATCACATTATCGCAATGAAATGTGGTTTTGCCCATAAAATACGCGCGCCCAGGGCAAAGAAAAAAGTCCGAATATAATcgaacccgcgatctcgtgcCCGCGAAGTGTCGACCCCATAAATTAGAACCGTCAGAGTACGCTGAACATAGAATTTTCTTTTATGGAATTTTCTAGCGTCTGCGCTAAAGCAATTAGCCCGAATTCATGTGGCTTTTCCTGAATGCTACCAGGTTGGCCTGCTTTTTTACCTGACCGCTTTTTACTGTTCTATTTCTTCCTTCGGATGAAGGATAGCCCCGGACCGACCCTGTTATCAGGGTCGGGCCGGGACTTTAACGATGGACGGCTTTACATCTGTGCTTCCAGCAGCCGCAATGAGGATGCCACTAAATCCATTTCGGTTTCTTACAactgtaggggtgtgcgaatagcagtttttgagaccgaatcgagtAGTGCGAGGAAcaaatcgaatcgaatatttAACGGTTTTCAAATAGTTCGTGGATAATGTACTACAGCCTTCCCGCTTTAATGTCAAACAATTTCAACATACTGGTAATCGCAACAGCAGAAAGCTTCTGTCTGCATATTAGTAAGCGTGGTTTACCAAAAGCACAAAGTTAGCATTAGGAACAACTAAGCAGATTTGGTGTTTTGGAGAATACGAGGTTATAATTATCAGTTTATGAAGataacgcacacgcacgcacgctaatGGGATGAACCATATAGCACTTTTGTTTCACTTTTATGCTTGATAGTGTACTGTCGACGACGTAAACTAGTCGAAATGTATTTTAAGATATTCGTATTTTTAAATAGTCACTATTGGATTCGAGGACCTAATTGAACAAGGACTGTTCGATCCGAGGACCGAATTGAAtagggcactattcgattcgttattcgaaagtttggAATATTTGCACACCCGTATACTTATAAGTAATCGGTTGGCGGCGAGTATAAGATGCTTCATGATCAGCGACCTGGGGCGGGACGTCATTGCAGAAGACCAATAAGCCGTGCCTATCAAGCAACAACAAccacaataacaataacaaaagGCATTGCAATACACGCCAAAAGTTTAGCAATGTGTACCGCAAGCGTTGGAAGgagtttttttcttctaaacACTGACGTCGAAATCAACGAGTAATGTGTGGTGCATCATTCGATCAACTCCACCACTACAGACGCAGCGACAGCACTTACAATCGGCAACACACTCTTTAGAAAACCAGATTGCTGACGGTTTAGTTCATTGCTTATACGGGCGTGGAAGTACAAGGTTACAATTTCTGTATACATCATCATTCGCGAAATCGAAACCTACAGTTGAACAGCTACTTCAAAGCGAGAGTTCGATGCTAGACAGTTACTTCACAACGCAAAAGTTTCATGTCTCACCAAGGACTGCGCTCGACAAGTACGGTAGGTACAGGTAGCATCCGCCGGCACTAGGGCCGGCAGGCGAATGACAGCTTCTCACAACGGCTGCATAAGGTGTTCGCTTTTGCTGCAGGCTCACATTGAACGGACAGGAGGGGGGAATTTTGATGCTTCACGGACGCAGAACATGTACTTGGctacgcatgtttttttttcttctttttttgtgagtgTAACTTACCTGAAACTCGTCTATAATTTTCACAATGAGGTGATCGGAGACACCAGGCTGGAAGTAACAAGCGGTAAAGTGTGTTAGTCGCACTGTCAATTGCCACAATGATTTTATAATGATATTATTTTACAGCGCAGAGCTGTTAGGGATGTACCTTCGCTTTCAACGTAATAAGCGGGAAAATGTGCTGTTAGTCCTGTCAATCGCTACACTGATTTTCTTTCCCAGCGCAAAGCTCTTGTGGATTCTGTTCACTTTCAACGTGCACATAAGTCCATCCTAGGGCGCTCCACAAAACTTGGTACCTTACACCACCTTCGTAGTTCTGTTAAATGCGCGGAAATTGTCTCAACGTTATCTTCAACGCCGGTAGCACTTGTAAAGCAGTAAGTGTAAAGGATCCTAGAGCAAGCGTACTTTTTTTAACCCAATCACACCGCTACTAGAAAATTAGCTTCTATATATTTAAGTTCAGTTATCGTAAGCAGTGCCATCGGGGTAAATACGTATCCAGAAGGTGAACCAACGGGCCACTTCAAGATAATGAGACCCAAAAGCACATTTAGTTGAATCGAACGTGTACGCGACTATATATACCGTACTACAATATCACTGCAGAAAAGTACAAGATGACATGCTTCTTCAAGTTTTTCATTTGACTTTTTTTGCATGTGCACCCAGCATCACGTAAGGATGTTGAacaaaataaactgaactgaatgCTAACTAAACTGCATGTATACGTTGATTCAAatccatgaaaaaaaattgtcagtCTCTTAAGTATCCTCACGTGATTTGAAAGCGAAAGCATGGGGACTTCTATAATTAGTTGGTTTCGTCCATGATATGGGAAGTCATACactgtcacgtgtccttcacaactctaccttaatacaccttgcgttaatttgtaccaaccttaatccaccttattccACCTTAACCTACCTTAAATCACCTTATCAATActtgctgctgggctagttggttaatctTATTCCGCGAAGACACAACCAACCTAAAGCTTTGTTCTGCCCCTGTTTGCGACTTAACTTCGCGGAATTTATCCACCTTGCTCTATTTTGCACCAACTTTAGTACACCTTAATCACCTTCAATTGACCTTAATTaactttacttcaccttaattcaatttactccaccttaagtcaccttgCTCCAAGTTGTTTTAACTTCAATTCACCTTTACATCACTCTAATTCACTTTAACTCACATTAATTACCCATAAGTACTACTGCGACGTTACTTAGGTCGTCGTCTCGCCGTTGTCATCTACGTGTTGTCGTAGGTGACGTTGTCATGCCATCGGCGACATTATACCATCGTCATCGTCATGTCGTAGTCAACACGCCATGGTCGTCAAGCACTCGCAGTCGTCAGGTCACCGTCCTCATTCTACCACCACTTTCGTTCTGTTTTGGTGACCGTCTGGTCTGACTGACACACAGACAGACCCCGATGGCACTGCTTACAATAACTGAACTTAAATATATAGAAGCTAATTTTGTAGTAGCGGTGTGATTGGGTTAAAATAAGtcagaccgaccgaccgaccgaccgactggaGTTTGACGACCTGAAGAAACGCATTGAGAAGTGGCGTACCAACAATTTTTTGAGTGGTGCGGCAAgccgtcctctctctctctctctctctctctctctctctatatatatatatatatatatatatatatatatatatatatatatatatataaatgagagAGAGGAAGGGAACCCGATATATGCTACTCCATTTTATTCATTTGTACATCTTCAAACGAGCAGGATTTACAATGGACAATGGGTGACTGCAGAACCCGATGCGCTTGATGTACCTCCTTCGGCAAATGTTGTCGAAGCGCAGATCGAGACGGTAAAaaaaattctttctttctttggttctACATGGATTGCTGTTGTCTCCGAAatacagggtttttttttttttacttgcaccACATTTTTAAATTTAGGACAATAGAAAGcacggtaacgttatgtttaccattcgagtgtacgAATTGGAAGCCTCTAGATATAGAGCAAATGCTGCAATTACGCGCGTAATTGGCAAAAttacggtaattaactttctaattatccaTAATAGGTGgttacagcaaatgagtactttcAGGCTCGTCCTCcacactacctatcccaacgataaaattttgaatagcggtgttcatgtgggagctacgcgaacaattagttccccttggaaggctccttgaaaccgaaactgactCGCAAAAGAGCGCCTGTAGTCGTCGATGTCTCATCCAAAAGCCTGAAATGGCATTTCGTCGTTTGAAGTGTACACGTCGCACCCAACAGAATGACGAAGCAAATTTGGCGGCCCGTCGGCATTGAAGCGCTATgccaacgccgcagacagcaAGGCGATAACTCAAGCTGTTCGCGGGGGGCCGGACCGGTGGTGACCTCGGAGATGAGACGAAAGGCGGGAGGGCGCCGATATCGACGACACAGgcgctctttttccagccagtttcggtttcaaggagccttccaaagggaactaattgttcgcgtagctcccacatcatcatcatcatcataatcatcatcatcagcctggttacgcccactgcagggcaaaggcctctcccatacttctccaactaccccggtcatgtactaattgtggccatgttgtccctgcaaacttcttaatctcatccgcccacctaactttctgtcaccccctgctacgcttcccttcccttgggatccagtccgtaacccttaatgaccatcggttatcttccctcctgattacatgtcctgcccatgcccatttctttttcttgatttcaactaagatgtcgttaactcgagCTCCCACATGAACACCGCTATTCAATATTTgatcgttgggataggtagtgtcgaggacgAGCCCgaaagtactcatttgctgtaacCACATATTGTTgttaattagaaagttaattaccgtaactTCCCTAATTACGCATGTAATTGCGGAAATTGATCCAATCTAAAGGCTGTCAATCCGTGCACTCGAATGGTAAACATCgcgttaccgtgatttatatttttctaattttaaaaattctgagcagttaaaaaaaaaagagacaccctgtatatgcacgGATCAGATGTGACCACACTCCGAGTCTGCGTTGCACATGCTACGAAACCCGAGCCAACTACGAAACGCGGAAGCTCCGCGATAGCTcagaaacaaagaaaatgaagCTGCGTTATCGCAGTCGTTAAATGTCGTCTCCCTACCAAAATGACATTGTCGCCGTGGCATGAGATCGATCGGCAACTGCGGTCAGCAAAGTTACTGGTGCCCTTGAGCTACTCAAAGTGGGGACTCCTCCTGCAGTGATGTCGACATAACTGATTTCGCCTGTGAAAAGACATTCACTTACTGCATACATCCTCACTAGATACTCGTAGCAGAGTGCCATTTTTCTTGCCTTTGTGTTGCAGGGATGAGAgacatgcaaaaaaagaaagaacgaagaaaagtAAGGATAGGAAGAGGACAGGCTAGGAGTCTGAGAATATATCCGAAATTTTCGAATAACAAATTAAATGTCACCCTATTCGATTCGGTATTTATTGGAAAATATGAGAAATTCTATGTATGTGTATTTGCGAATAGTGAATTCGTGAATGCGCATATCTTTTCGAATATTTTTCGAACATTTTAAAACGTAAACTGTGTacaattaaacataaaattggagcaaaatgCGATAATGGTAATCCTCGCGGGCATAAAACGTAAAAACTTGCGGAATGGGTCGCTCAGGGAGCTATACTTTAGCGGTGGTACAGTGATCATTCACTCTCTCTGAAGAGTCCTGTACATGCGAATAAACTCTTATTTGTCGCTAATGCTTCATTAGTGctttttaataaacaacgcttcataacgtgcaATGTATTTGCAGAGACTTGCTAACCTTATGAAGGATCTGAATATAGGATGTGAAATAAGGATGTGAACATAGCTTTATACGTATAATTGCGAGAAGTGCTCATCTTTATTCGAAAGCATAATCGAAAGTATTCCATATTTGATTCGCTTCTgcactattcaattcgtattcgattcggtctcaaaaattgCTATTCGCACACCCGTAAAACATCAAATTTTTAGAGTTTAAAGGAAGAATTACATGGTTCGGCGCCAAACAGGAAATGCTTCCGCATGTTAGCTCTTCAAATTTATCATTACGTAAATGTGAGTTCTAGTTTTTGTGAAAATGGCTAGGGCTTACGTTGTTTGCGTTTTTTCTTTACAGTGCTTGTTTTTCGTCCGTTCATGGTACAATGCGCTATACTACATCACGCTTTAGTTGATGACATTAGCATGGCCGATTATTCGGTAGCCTGCTTTTCTATACTTCGGTCTCTTAATAAACAATAACAAGTCGGTCTGCTCAACCACAGATAATTATATGCAAAGCTACAGCAGTGTAACGTTTGTTTTACTAGCAAAAGGTCAAAAGACGGTAGCGGTAGTATGTAATGTGCATTCCACGTAAAGTGCATTCCGCCCGAAAGTTTGCATTGTCAGAAGTTCGAAAATTACATGCGTATACGCACCAGAGATCCTTTGTGTTCGCACCAGAGCAAGGCTTCGCGCGCGGTAAGGTTCAGCTTCGTCAGCATACACAACTCGTAGTGCCGTCTGTGCACCTCCTGTCGCGAACAAAAAAGAGGTGGATTTGCGGTATATTCTCAGTGAAAGGTTCTGTACTGTAGTTTCCAGAAGGGACCGCTCTGCGTGCGCTTCGCTCAGCCaggtgtcgcctagcaacagaGACGCGCCTCTTCTGTATATCTGTATCCCTCTGTTCTACAGtacacgttctctctctctctttcttttctgcgCTTCACCACAAGGCCTGGCACGGTTCATGCCTAGAGGAGTGGAACGACTCGGCGTGCAATTAATTCAGAGGGAGGGGGGCGGAATTAGGTGGATGCCAAATTAGCGGCCGCAGACAAACGAATAATCagtagaggtgggcgaatatATCAAGTATCAAATACGAATCCAATATCATGCTCTAACTATtcgtattcg
This Dermacentor albipictus isolate Rhodes 1998 colony chromosome 1, USDA_Dalb.pri_finalv2, whole genome shotgun sequence DNA region includes the following protein-coding sequences:
- the LOC139053648 gene encoding uncharacterized protein, translated to MASPVMAFVTFAMLDMSAEAGSFMNIVVRPKFEACPKMDHHVDRCREALLSTPELADVNVDTNIEVHRRHYELCMLTKLNLTAREALLWCEHKGSLARKMALCYEYLVRMYAPGVSDHLIVKIIDEFQVCLQNAEGPAVPSEEKSSKVSPARPPRASDSMAHRYENLDQYSSENDETHSGEHDEAPSHDDIAAEKYRNPHDEYSETIYDRGSQSADSFREANVMGPPSDYYYPRREHGLGNETTTVTPKPGSLPTSLGPRS